In Halobaculum limi, one DNA window encodes the following:
- the dapF gene encoding diaminopimelate epimerase, whose product MSESVDADTEVAETRTVPAVKYHGTGNDFLVVDADEDVPDRGAFAVHHCDRETGVAGAERTGADGVLFMNITDDGDADAEGVARATMTLVQPDASIAEMCGNGARCAAAWVHERTDATVVDLDTPAGVRRAEILDAAGEGDGGDHSDAVRVTVEMGRPSFDPVDVPLAADRDSPLVEESVEGLTVTAVDTGVPHAVAFVDDVDAVDLDAAAPPVRHAAAFPEGANVTLATQTGPDTFDQRTFERGVEGETLACGTGAVAVGAVARELGLTTHTELAVSPPGGTLSITVPDDGPATLTGPAEREFTIDLAVDVGSSDESGEATEGEE is encoded by the coding sequence ATGAGCGAGTCCGTCGACGCCGATACCGAAGTCGCCGAGACTCGCACGGTTCCCGCGGTCAAGTACCACGGCACGGGCAACGACTTCCTCGTGGTCGACGCCGACGAGGACGTGCCCGACCGAGGTGCGTTCGCGGTCCACCACTGCGACCGCGAGACTGGCGTCGCTGGGGCGGAGCGAACCGGCGCAGACGGCGTCCTGTTTATGAACATCACCGACGACGGCGACGCCGACGCTGAGGGTGTCGCCCGAGCGACGATGACGCTCGTCCAACCTGACGCCTCCATCGCAGAGATGTGCGGCAACGGTGCGCGGTGTGCCGCCGCGTGGGTCCACGAGCGAACCGACGCGACGGTCGTCGACCTCGACACGCCCGCAGGCGTCCGTCGAGCGGAGATACTCGACGCGGCCGGTGAAGGCGACGGGGGAGACCACAGCGACGCAGTTCGCGTCACCGTGGAGATGGGTCGGCCGTCGTTCGACCCGGTCGACGTGCCGTTGGCCGCCGACCGGGACAGTCCGCTGGTCGAGGAGTCGGTGGAAGGACTCACCGTCACCGCCGTCGACACCGGCGTTCCCCACGCGGTCGCGTTCGTCGACGACGTGGACGCCGTCGACCTCGACGCGGCCGCACCGCCGGTTCGCCACGCCGCCGCCTTCCCCGAAGGAGCGAACGTCACTCTCGCGACGCAGACGGGACCCGACACGTTCGACCAGCGGACGTTCGAGCGTGGCGTCGAGGGCGAGACGCTGGCGTGCGGGACGGGTGCGGTCGCCGTCGGCGCGGTCGCTCGCGAACTCGGTCTCACGACGCACACGGAGTTGGCCGTCTCGCCACCGGGCGGCACGCTCTCGATAACGGTGCCCGACGACGGCCCGGCGACGCTCACCGGGCCAGCAGAGCGCGAGTTCACGATCGACCTCGCGGTCGACGTAGGGTCGAGCGACGAGTCTGGGGAGGCGACGGAGGGCGAAGAATGA